One Rosa chinensis cultivar Old Blush chromosome 5, RchiOBHm-V2, whole genome shotgun sequence genomic region harbors:
- the LOC112164312 gene encoding uncharacterized protein LOC112164312, with the protein MVVHVAASIGENYRRNNPCRFKGHAPTSQVIRWLPPPAGFAKLNFDGSVVNNKKAAADFVIRDHDGSPLFASARAIGHASVPIAEGSAVHDGLYHALLLNCRKLYVEGDSKLIIDSINKNCAPPWRLRTLVKDILSLASNFEAISFSYVPR; encoded by the coding sequence ATGGTGGTTCATGTTGCGGCATCCATTGGTGAGAATTACAGAAGGAATAACCCTTGCCGTTTCAAGGGTCATGCCCCTACCTCTCAAGTTATTCGCTGGCTTCCTCCTCCTGCTGGCTTCGCCAAGCTCAATTTCGATGGTTCTGTTGTCAACAATAAGAAAGCAGCTGCTGATTTTGTTATCAGAGATCATGATGGTTCCCCCCTTTTTGCTAGTGCGAGAGCTATTGGTCATGCTTCTGTCCCCATTGCTGAAGGAAGTGCTGTTCATGATGGTCTTTATCATGCCCTCCTCCTTAATTGTCGAAAGCTTTATGTTGAAGGTGACTCCAAGTTAATTATAGACTCTATCAACAAAAATTGTGCTCCTCCTTGGCGTCTTCGTACTCTTGTGAAAGACATCCTGAGTCTAGCTAGCAATTTCGAAGCTATATCCTTCTCTTATGTTCCCAGGTAA